In the genome of Naumovozyma dairenensis CBS 421 chromosome 7, complete genome, the window TGGGTCCTTTTTAAATTATCCGGTGCAGATCTTGCGAGTAATGTCAGATGAGTGATGACACCTGCTGCATGAATAGTGGTAAGCCATAAAGAAAGGTAGAATACAAAGTATAGTATGGCTAAAGAGTTTGTTAGAAAAGTCAGTTTCATTTTGTTCTGCTTTGAGCAGATAACGTGTTATTTTTTACAGAAAATTAACCGTAACTACGATTCAATAAAATGAGCAAAATCTTGACAATACTGTTTAATTCCAATCTAGTCCAGATAAAAAGTGGATAGTAAGATTAATTCATCGAGGGTAGGAATATTGCTGCTATCTTTCTAGAAATCCAGGAAGGGTATCCTAATTTAGAGGGATTCCGTCTCTAATAATCGAGTTTCCTAATGCACATATTCTGGAACCAAACCAAGTCATCGCGCTTTCCCTTTAAAGTTCTCCGGGAAGGTAACTTTATATAGCCGAGTGGGACAGATATTGTTATCGAAGAGgcagaagatgaaaaattcatacGAAAGGTAAATGTAGAATGATGTCAAACGGCACAATACATTTATAATCGCATCTTATACTATCGTATCATATGGGcttaaatatttatagGTATACATATATGACTAAGCATATACAAGAGCTTACAAAAAAGTTCTGTAATGTCGCAAATTATGGGTTGCTTTATTAGTAATTACAAATTCTATCATAGATGTATATGGAATTAGACCAGCCCAGATTAGTGTTCATTCATCAAcagtttcatcatcatagTTTGCTTGTAGTAATTTTGTAGAGAATAAGAAATGTTTAGCACATTCATATGCGGTCCAAGAAATAGCTGTTGCGGGCATATTAGCAATAATTCTTGGTTTCAAACCTCTCCAAAACCCTTTCCACCCGTGTACTTGATATATTGCATTTGCTGCCTTTTTGAAAGTGTTTgcatttttgaatatttccaTTGACACGGATTTACTACCACGTACTTGTAATACAGTCTTAATGCAATCCAATGGTGTCGTTATGGCGGCACATATGGTTCCACTTATCCCACCACATAAACAGTGAATTAAAGGGTTATAAACATGGGTTggattaaaaaatttactAGCAGATTCATAAAtcatgaaattgaaagctGCGAATGGAATGTTCATTGCAATAGTTGTTGGATATGAGTAATAGAATGCAGATATACCTTCATTTTGatatattgattttgaaatggACCAAACTGatgaattttctttcattttcaataattgcATTCGTTGCTTTATGGTATCGAATGGGTTCATTAATGCATCTGATGCGACAGTGGCCATGGCACCACTGAATGCTGTCTTTAAAGGTTGATGAGTTTctaaatcttcatctttaatcAAGTatgatttccaaaattcATATGTAGCGAAGTATACTGCATGAGCAGGACCAGCACCTAATATG includes:
- the MRS3 gene encoding Fe(2+) transporter (similar to Saccharomyces cerevisiae MRS3 (YJL133W) and MRS4 (YKR052C); ancestral locus Anc_1.219), encoding MTNSISSKPTPSTVANDSIEDTDYEALPSHAPLAHQLMAGAFAGIMEHSIMFPIDALKTRIQSTNGSSTIPPAKNIISQISKISTAEGSFALWKGVQSVILGAGPAHAVYFATYEFWKSYLIKDEDLETHQPLKTAFSGAMATVASDALMNPFDTIKQRMQLLKMKENSSVWSISKSIYQNEGISAFYYSYPTTIAMNIPFAAFNFMIYESASKFFNPTHVYNPLIHCLCGGISGTICAAITTPLDCIKTVLQVRGSKSVSMEIFKNANTFKKAANAIYQVHGWKGFWRGLKPRIIANMPATAISWTAYECAKHFLFSTKLLQANYDDETVDE